CGTCGCTCCGACTCACCTCGCGACGGCCCGTCTGCGCCGGCGCACCGACCGGTGGCCCCGTCCGCCCGGCGTCCGTGCCCGCCCGTCCAGCTGGATCCAGATCCGCACCTCGGTGCCGCCGAGCACGGACGACCCGATCCGCACGTCACCGCCGGTCGACTCCGCGAGGCGCCGCACGATGTCCAGTCCGAGGCCGGTGGAGCCGTCGCTGCCCGATCCGCGGCCGCGCGCCATGGCCGCCTCGGGGTCGAGGATGCCCGGGCCCGCGTCGGAGACGAGCACGATCACCGCGTCCTCGCCGTTGTGCAGGTCGACCGCGAAGGCCGTGCCCTCGGCGGTGTGCCGGAAGACGTTGCCGAGCAGGGCGTCCAGCGCGGCCGCGAGATCCGCCCGGGCCACGGGTATCCGCACCGGCCGGTCGGCGCCGGCCACCCGCCACTTGCGGCCCTCGTCCTCGGCCAGCGCCGACCAGAACGCCATCCGCTCGCGCACCACCTCGGCCGCGTCGCACCCGGCGCCCGGCCCGGCCGCGGCGGTCTGCGGCTTGGCCTCCCGGGCGGTGCGGATGATCGTGTCGACCTCGCGCTCCAGCTGGGCGACGGCGGCCCTGGTCTGATCCGCGGCGGGCCCCTCGCCGAGCGAGGCCGCGTTGAGCCGCAGCACGGTCAGGGGGGTGCGCAGTCGGTGGGACAGGTCCGCAGCCAACTCGCGCTCATTGGCCAGGAGTTGTACGACCTGGTCGGCCATGGAGTTGAACGCGACCGCCGCCAGCCGCAGTTCGGTCGGCCCCTCCTCCGGCACCCGTGCCCCCAGCTTGCCCTCCCCCAGCTCGTGCGCGCCCTCGACCAGCCGCTGGGCGGGCTGCACCATCCGCACTCCCAGCCGGTCGGCGACCGCGACGGAGCCGACGATCAGCGCGACGCCGACCCCGGCGAGCACCGCCCAGGCCGTGCCGACGCCGTTGCTGACCTCGGACTCGGGCACGAACACCTCGACGACCGCGATGGCGCCGGAGCTGACCGCGACCGGCGAGAGCAGGGTGAAGCCGCCGGGGACCTCGGTGGTGGAGGCGCGGCCCAGCTTCCGCACGGTGGCGATGTCCTTGCCGGCGGCGCGGCTGCGCCCGATGTCGACGGCAGCCCTGCCGTCGGCCGACGGTATGTGCACGGCCACTTCGGCGTCGGAGCCCGCCGAGGCGACGACCTTCTCCAGCTGGTCGCGCTCGGTGGTGATGGAAAGCGCCGGGGCGACGGCGGCGGCCTGCCGCTCGGCGTTGGAGAACGCCCGGTCCCGGGCCATCTCCTTGATGACGAGCCCGAGCGGCACGGCGAAGGCGACCACGACCATCGCGGTCACCGCCAGACAGACCTTGACCAGCGCCCATCTCATCGGGGCACCTCCCCGCCGGGCGGCTCCAGCTTCACGCCGACGCCCCGCAGTGTGTGCAGATAGCACGGTTGCGCCGCCGTCTCGCCCAACTTCCGCCGCAGCCAGGAGAGATGGACGTCGATGGTCTGGTCGTCTCCGTAGGACTGCTGCCAGACCTCGGCGAGGAGTTCCTTGCGGGCCACGACGACTCCGGGGCGGCCGGCCAGAAAGGCGAGCAGGTCGAACTCGCGGCGGGTGAGGTCGAGCCGGACGCCGTCCAGCTCGGCCTGGCGGCGCAGCGGGTCGACGGTCAGGCCGCCGACGCGCAGGACGCTGGACGGCGGTACGTCGCCGGCGGCGGTGCGGGAGCGCCGTAGCACCGCCGCCATCCTCGCCGAGAGGTGCTCCACCGAGAACGGCTTGGTCAGGTAGTCGTCCGCGCCCGCGTTCAGCAGCCGGACGATCTCCGTCTCGTCGTCCCGGGCGGTGGCGATGATCACGGGCACGTCGGTGATCCCGCGCAGCATCTTCAGCGCCTCGGAGCCGTCGAGATCGGGCAGACCGAGGTCCAGGACGACCACGTCGAAACGGAAATGGGCGACCTCGCGCAGCGCCTCCAGCGCCGTCCCGACACTGCGCACGGTATGCGCGGCATCGGTCAGGTGCCGGATCAGCGCCGAACGTACGAACTGGTCGTCCTCGACCACTAGCACACTTGCCATGCGCGGCACCGTACGCCATGCGGGCGGGCCGCACCGGAGCCTGTGGATAACTCCGAGCATGTGCGGCCCGTGGGACTCGTGAGGCAGTATGACGGCGATGCGCAGAGGACTCGTACACGTACTGGCTTGGTCGCTCGCCACGGGCGCGGCGGTCACGCTGTCGTGGTGGGGCGTCCACACGGTGATGGCCGGCACGGCCTACGACCCGCCGCGCGCCCTGCCCATCACGGCGGCCGGCGCCACCACGCAGGAGGCGAAACCGCTGGCGTCGTCGACGAGGCGCCCCTCCCCGACGCCGTCGCGCAGCCCGTCGGCGAAGCCGTCCCGGAGTCCGGCGCCGACGCCCTCGAAGACCCCGTCCCCCACCGCGTCCCCTACCGCCTCCGGGCACGTCAAGAGCTATGACACCGACGGCGGTCGGGTGGTCTTCGACCTCGGCGCGAGTTCGGCGACGCTCGTGATGGCGGCCCCGGACACCGGCTGGTCGATGCAGACGTGGAAGACGGACACCTGGATCCGGGTGGAGTTCACCTCGGGCACGGACAAGGTGTCGGTGATCTGCGCCTGGCACGACGGCCCGCCCCATGTGGACGTGGGGAACTACTAGCCGGCCCTAGCGGAAGACCGAGGGCGGCGGGGCGGGGGACGCGGTCGCCTCGGCGTCCGTGACGGGGAGCGCGCCGCCGGTGAAGTCCAGCAGGGCGCGGCCGTGTTCGACGCGGGCCGGGTGCGGGTCGGAGGCGGCGCGGCGGGTGAGTTCGGCGATGGGCAGCGGGGTGTCGGAGGCGACGAGGACCGCGTTGCCGAAGCGCTTGCCGCGCAGCACGGCCGGGTCGGCGATCAGGGCGAGTTCGCGGAAGCGGGCGGCGGCGGTGGCGATCTGGCCGCGCAGATGGGCCAGCGGGGGGCCGTCGGCGAGGTTGGCGGCGTAGGTCCCGCCCGGCCTGAGGGCCCGGCGTACGTCGTCCAGGAACTCCGTGGAGGTCAGGTGGGCGGGCGTGCGGGCGCCGCTGAACACGTCCGCGACGACGAGGTCGGCCCAGCCGTCGAGGACCTTGGCGAGACCTTCGCGGGCATCCGCGGAGCGCACTTTGACACGGGCGTTCTGGTCCAGCGGCAGCCGTTTTCGCACCAGTTGGACGAGGGCCGCGTCGCGCTCGACGACCTGCTGGGTGGAGCGGGGGCGGGTGGCGGCGACGTAGCGGGCGAGGGTGAGGGCGCCCCCGCCGAGGTGCACGGCGTGCACGGGCTTTCCGGCCGGTGCGGCGAGATCGATGACGTGGCCGAGCCGGCGCTGGTACTCGAAGGAGAGGTGGGAGGGGTCGTCGAGATCGACGTGCGACTGCGGCGCCCCGTCGATCAACAGCGTCCAGGCGCGCGCCCGGTCCCGGTCGGGTATGAGCTCGGCGAGTCCGCCGTCGACGGCCTCGACGACGGCTTCGGCGCCGGCACCGCCGCGCCGCGGACTCCTGGACTTTCCCATTGCGCCATTATCGGCACGCCGGGACCGCCCCGCCCGCCCGGACCGGGCTCACCGGCAGTTGTCGGCGGCCTCGATCAGCCGGGCCGCCTCGCCGAGCGCCGCACGCAGCACCGCCGGATCGGTCGCGAGGTCGACCTCGCCGGGGGGCAGCAGCCAGTCGGACCCCTCGACGAGCGGCTCGGGGTTCAGGCTCATCCCCCGCCCGTCGGTCTCGGTGCAGGTACTGCCCGGCACGTCCCAGGCGGCGGCCGTGCCGGGCGGGACCAGGAAGCCGAGAGTGTCGCAGCCGTCGTCGTGCAGGACGGGCCCGACGGCGTCGCCGGCCCCGCGGCGCAGGATGTCGACGGCCTCCAGTCCCTGCCGGGCCGGCACGGTGACGAGGTCGCAGGGGCCGTCGGTGAGGGGCGGCGGGCTGTGGTCCGGGGTCGGGGCGCGCCCCGCCGTCGTCGATGACGTCGTCTTCATCCCGGCATCCACCACGGAACCCCTCCTTGAACGAAGCGGGTCGGGAGTCGGGCGGCTCCCGGTCCACCGGGTTCAACGCGGGCGCGTGTCAACGGCTACGGCGGAAGTGCGCCACAAAGGATGGCAGTTCATGGCAGATCCGGGATGAGATATCCGCTTTGTAGCCAAACCCTGCGTGGCGGGTCCGGCACAGCGGGTACGTTCTTGCCCGCCGGAAACGGGGTTTCACAGTTCAACCCGTCCCAAACCCGGCATGGTTCGACGGTTCGCACGAGAGGACCCGGCCATGGCGTCGTCAAAGGTGACTTCGTCCCAGCCCCTGCCCGCCCGCCCGACGCGGCCCAACGCCGCCTTCCGCCGACTGCGCGGCCGGCGCTCGCCGGCCGAGTTCGCCGCGGCGGTGCGGCGGGCCGCCCGGGAGATCGGGGAGCGGGTCAGCTGCGACGCGCGCTACGTGGGCCGGGTGGAGGCGGGCGAGATCCGCTGCCCCAACTACGCCTATGAGCGGGTGTTCCTGCACATGTTCCCCGGCCGCACGCTCACCGACCTGGGCTTCGCGCCCCGGTCGTCCGTACGCGGACGCCGGGCGCGCGCGGACGAGGACGCGCCGCTCGCGCCTCCGGCGAGCCGGGCGTGCGCGACCGGTGAGACTCCTGGGGCGCAGGAGCCGTATGACACACCGAACCACGAGACCTACGACGACTTCGAGGAGAGCGACGTGCTGCGTCGCGCATTCATGACCGGCGGCGCCACCGTGGCCGCGGCCTCGCTGGGGCCCATCGGGCTCGCCTTCGACGCCGCGGCGGCGGGACGGCCCGTCCGCCGCGCCGGGACGAGCCAGGCGCACGCGCTGGAGGAGGCCGTCCGCAGAATCCGGCTGCTGGACGACCGGCACGGCGCGGACGGCCTCTACCGGCGCGCGTCGCTTCCGCTGCGCGCCGCCTACGCGCTACTGGACGCCGGCGCGACCCGTCAGGCGACCGCCGACCGGCTGCACTCGGGCGCCGGCGAACTCGCCATCTCGGTGGGCTGGCTGGCGCACGACTCGGGGCGCTTCGACGACGCCCGCTCGCACTACGCGGAGGCCCTCGCGACCGCCCGGATGACCGGCGACGACGGCTTGGAGGCGCACGCC
Above is a genomic segment from Streptomyces sp. SLBN-31 containing:
- a CDS encoding response regulator transcription factor codes for the protein MASVLVVEDDQFVRSALIRHLTDAAHTVRSVGTALEALREVAHFRFDVVVLDLGLPDLDGSEALKMLRGITDVPVIIATARDDETEIVRLLNAGADDYLTKPFSVEHLSARMAAVLRRSRTAAGDVPPSSVLRVGGLTVDPLRRQAELDGVRLDLTRREFDLLAFLAGRPGVVVARKELLAEVWQQSYGDDQTIDVHLSWLRRKLGETAAQPCYLHTLRGVGVKLEPPGGEVPR
- a CDS encoding spermidine synthase yields the protein MGKSRSPRRGGAGAEAVVEAVDGGLAELIPDRDRARAWTLLIDGAPQSHVDLDDPSHLSFEYQRRLGHVIDLAAPAGKPVHAVHLGGGALTLARYVAATRPRSTQQVVERDAALVQLVRKRLPLDQNARVKVRSADAREGLAKVLDGWADLVVADVFSGARTPAHLTSTEFLDDVRRALRPGGTYAANLADGPPLAHLRGQIATAAARFRELALIADPAVLRGKRFGNAVLVASDTPLPIAELTRRAASDPHPARVEHGRALLDFTGGALPVTDAEATASPAPPPSVFR